A region of Ferruginibacter albus DNA encodes the following proteins:
- a CDS encoding ABC transporter six-transmembrane domain-containing protein yields the protein MKKHRYQLILTYILFSLEMIGSLLRPFFLGEAVNDLMHGSYHGLIMLSIVHMGYLIAGTIRHMYDTRTYSAIYTSLVTKFISRRIAKTQISKMSAHSTLAKEFVDFLEFDLVYVMEAVYNIFGSLILLYFYNHSVVLVCLAILLPVVGISYFYGRKMKRLTKMKNDELETQVDIISSGNRETIFKHYDNLRKWQIRISDQEAWNFGFMELMVVVVIAAALFVTNNVIGTTILAGNLIGIYNYILKFVSGLDTIPYTVQRLTSLSDITRRIELQEEDIPEEAKGKLKYIEPIYSKTKVAELFA from the coding sequence ATGAAAAAACACAGGTATCAATTGATACTTACGTACATTTTGTTTTCACTGGAAATGATCGGCTCTTTATTGCGCCCCTTCTTTTTGGGCGAAGCGGTGAATGATCTGATGCATGGAAGTTATCATGGATTAATTATGCTTTCCATCGTTCACATGGGTTATTTGATAGCCGGAACCATTCGCCACATGTATGATACAAGAACGTATTCTGCTATTTACACTTCTTTGGTTACAAAATTTATCAGTAGAAGAATTGCTAAAACACAGATATCTAAAATGAGCGCCCACTCTACATTAGCAAAAGAGTTTGTCGATTTTTTAGAGTTTGACCTGGTATATGTAATGGAAGCTGTGTATAATATTTTCGGTTCATTGATATTATTGTACTTCTATAATCATTCAGTAGTATTGGTTTGTTTGGCGATATTATTACCGGTTGTTGGTATTAGTTATTTCTATGGAAGAAAAATGAAACGTCTTACTAAAATGAAGAATGATGAACTGGAAACCCAGGTAGATATTATTTCTTCGGGCAATCGTGAAACTATTTTTAAGCATTACGATAATTTACGCAAATGGCAGATCCGCATTAGTGACCAGGAAGCTTGGAATTTTGGCTTTATGGAATTGATGGTAGTGGTGGTAATTGCTGCTGCGTTGTTTGTAACCAATAATGTGATCGGTACAACTATTTTAGCCGGTAACTTAATTGGTATTTACAATTACATCTTAAAATTTGTTTCGGGCTTAGATACCATTCCATATACTGTTCAGCGCTTAACTTCATTAAGCGATATCACTCGTCGTATTGAATTGCAAGAAGAAGATATTCCGGAAGAAGCGAAAGGAAAACTAAAATACATTGAACCGATCTATTCTAAAACAAAGGTTGCGGAACTTTTTGCATAG
- a CDS encoding right-handed parallel beta-helix repeat-containing protein, with translation MNKTLRKASIISLLLVGNFINLFAQRGYYDAPYKRYEADLGTLSSGAFVMPRSYSQPDLQSEASGQVCVDMTTANASVEWTIIEAADGLVMRYCIPKGETAVVGVYVDNVRITGITLTSTWSWESLWNNGNPNNNGVSNKNPKKRFDEIRYKLPNKIPVASKLKLVTESGNIHLDFVELEPVPEAITAPSGAAVYSGDGSTLQTFITNNGGKTIFLPTGDYNVSVQLQFNNTNTKLQGAGMWYSHINFTSGTTNKGGLCANVANVSYADLFLTTNNASRSNSYKAINGVYTSGSTITNVWAEHFECGAWIGNYLSTGPAYADGFLVSNCRFRDNYADGINLCKGTSNTIVEHCSFRNNGDDDMAIWSANNQECINNTFRYNTSENTWRASGAAIYGGKNNQAYNLLIKDNLEAGLRANNAFSGYQFDASGQHVFHDITVIGCGTFNDLYNNPVGAIDLYCTNICGTQVKNIKFYNIDVIDSRNDGIYFNKSTGDGFYNFIFENITIANTGKEYPYNNQNNSTAKRGMFVRFAGSPGGNGTYCGMNYSGRGGNAVVDEDKSGIGAFSWTASTGCSQITSFTPTNAITGSVITINGSNFTGATSVSFGGVAASSFTVVSNSVINAIVGNGSFGTVSVTNSTGTIVTKSGFNYMLCPGTISSSIGSDVSGSSYQWQVNAGGDFVNVADGANYAGSQSSVLLLNNISSSWYGYQYRCLINGGIYASNTFTLKFTDTWTGAGGTTAWENGANWSCGVVPDANTDVIINSGGAILNSNTSARSISVSDSAIFIVTAGNKLSLL, from the coding sequence CGCAACCCGATCTTCAATCTGAAGCTTCTGGGCAGGTTTGTGTGGATATGACCACAGCAAACGCTTCTGTTGAATGGACAATAATAGAAGCTGCTGACGGACTTGTTATGAGATATTGTATTCCAAAAGGAGAGACAGCGGTTGTTGGTGTTTATGTTGACAACGTTAGAATAACAGGAATTACATTAACATCAACCTGGTCTTGGGAATCGCTTTGGAACAATGGGAATCCTAACAATAACGGCGTTAGCAATAAAAATCCTAAAAAAAGATTTGATGAGATCCGATATAAATTGCCCAATAAAATTCCGGTGGCAAGTAAATTAAAACTGGTTACAGAAAGCGGAAACATTCACCTTGATTTTGTGGAACTGGAACCTGTACCTGAAGCAATAACAGCACCAAGTGGCGCCGCTGTTTATTCAGGCGATGGAAGTACTTTACAAACGTTCATTACTAATAATGGAGGCAAAACCATTTTTTTACCAACAGGAGACTATAATGTAAGTGTCCAACTTCAGTTTAATAATACAAATACCAAACTTCAGGGGGCAGGCATGTGGTATAGTCATATTAATTTCACCAGCGGAACAACTAATAAAGGGGGTCTTTGTGCAAATGTTGCTAACGTAAGCTATGCAGATCTTTTTTTAACAACGAACAATGCTTCAAGAAGTAACTCATATAAAGCCATAAATGGTGTTTACACTTCCGGTTCAACTATTACTAATGTATGGGCCGAACATTTTGAATGTGGTGCATGGATTGGGAATTATCTTAGTACCGGTCCTGCTTATGCTGATGGATTCTTAGTATCCAATTGTCGTTTCAGAGATAACTATGCAGATGGAATTAATCTTTGCAAAGGCACTTCTAATACAATTGTAGAACATTGTAGTTTCAGGAATAATGGAGATGATGATATGGCGATATGGAGCGCTAACAACCAGGAATGTATTAATAATACGTTTCGTTACAATACTTCCGAAAACACGTGGAGGGCTTCCGGTGCTGCTATTTACGGCGGTAAAAATAACCAGGCATACAATCTCTTAATTAAAGATAACCTTGAAGCCGGACTTAGAGCCAACAATGCTTTTTCTGGTTACCAGTTTGATGCATCCGGTCAGCATGTATTTCATGATATAACAGTAATTGGGTGTGGAACTTTTAATGATTTATATAATAACCCTGTTGGCGCCATCGATCTTTATTGTACTAACATTTGCGGCACGCAAGTAAAGAACATTAAGTTTTATAATATTGATGTTATTGATTCCAGGAATGACGGCATCTATTTTAATAAAAGCACCGGCGATGGCTTTTATAATTTTATTTTTGAAAATATTACTATCGCCAATACCGGAAAAGAATATCCTTATAATAATCAAAATAATTCTACTGCAAAAAGAGGAATGTTTGTTCGCTTCGCCGGCTCTCCGGGCGGCAATGGTACGTATTGCGGAATGAATTACTCCGGTCGTGGCGGCAATGCTGTTGTTGATGAAGACAAAAGCGGTATTGGTGCTTTTTCATGGACTGCTTCTACAGGTTGTTCACAAATAACTTCTTTTACTCCAACCAATGCTATTACAGGGTCTGTTATAACTATTAATGGTTCTAATTTTACAGGAGCAACCAGCGTTTCATTTGGTGGTGTTGCAGCCTCTTCTTTTACAGTGGTTTCTAATTCTGTAATCAATGCAATTGTAGGAAACGGTTCTTTTGGTACTGTTTCCGTAACCAATTCAACAGGAACGATCGTAACAAAATCAGGATTTAATTATATGCTTTGTCCGGGAACCATTAGTTCTTCTATAGGCTCTGATGTTTCGGGTAGTAGTTATCAATGGCAGGTAAATGCCGGTGGAGATTTTGTAAATGTAGCAGATGGAGCAAACTATGCCGGTTCGCAATCTTCCGTTCTTTTATTAAATAATATTTCTTCTTCCTGGTATGGATATCAATACCGTTGTTTGATAAATGGCGGAATATATGCCAGCAATACATTTACCTTGAAGTTTACTGATACGTGGACTGGTGCTGGCGGTACCACTGCCTGGGAAAATGGAGCTAACTGGAGCTGTGGCGTAGTGCCGGATGCAAATACAGATGTGATCATTAATTCCGGCGGAGCAATTTTAAATTCCAACACTTCCGCAAGAAGCATTTCTGTTTCAGATTCCGCAATCTTTATTGTTACAGCCGGAAATAAACTTAGCTTGCTTTAA